GAGAAGAGTGACTTGCCCTGGTCCAGGATTCGCGTGCACATCAGCCTGATTCCCAGAGAGGGGGGCACCTACATCTTCGTTCAGTCTCCCTACTGAGCTTCGGTGGGGATCTAACTGCTCCCCTCTGTGCCTTCCCCACCAGGCTGGGAGTTCTGGTGGGCAGCTCTGTAGGTGCCCAGCCACCAGCTGGGGTGGAGTACCGGGAGGCACATGGGTGCAGGATGGACGGGACGTGGAGGCCTCAGGGGGAGGGCTGTGTGGCTGGAGGTGCAGCATGACACAGGGCCTGGGGGACCAGAGGAGGGACACGCGGCAGGGGTGGAGCTCTCACCACTGCAGGAGAAGCCATCCCGGTGCAGCTCATAGCCCTGGTGGCAGCGACACAGGAAGGTCCCGTAGGAGTTGAAGCAGCGCTGCTCACACGGAGCCCCCATGTCGCATTCGTTCACATCTGGGGGTGccgggaagagggggaggggtgaaAGCCGAGGAGCAGCCCAGAGTCCCCCCTCCGCTGCCCCTGGGCGGGTCAGGAAGGgagctcccccaccccacaccaccCTGCACAGGACCCGGGAGCCTGGCCCAGCCCGGCCTCACCCACACAGGAGCGGTTGTTGGGCCCCAGCTGGAAGCCCGGCTCGCACTGGCATCGAAAGGAACCAGGCAAGTTCACGCAGCGGTGCTGGCAGTAGCGGTAGCGGCACTCGTCTATATCTGGGATGGAGGCAGGGGAAGGACAGCAGAGGGCAAATGCCAGGTGCGGCCCAGGCCAGCTGGGACTCATCACCCATAGTCTTGTGTCTGGGCTGGGCCAGATCAGCCaggactcacacacacacgcatacagtCCTGTGTCTGGGGACAGTAAGGCAGAGGTGGCAGGGGACTGGGGTGAAACCTGGGGGTGGGTTGGAATGGGGATCAGGTGCTAGAGTGAGAGCCAGGCcatgggcacagagcagggaccAGAAAGGCCGCTCCCCAGACTCACCCACACACTCGGGCCCGATCTTGCGGTAGCCGTCGGGGCAAGTACACTGGTAGGAGCCAGGCAGGTTATGGCACTCCTGGCTGGGGCGGCAGTCGTGCAGGGCCTGGGCACATTCGTCCACGTCTGCAGGAGACACCACTCAGCCCCTGCCTGGCGGCCCATGCACCACCCGACATGACAGACACCTCAGCGTGGGAGCACACAGGTCAGGTACCACTTACATGGATGTGTGGGTGGCTGACGCACCCACAACAGTAACACGTGGACCCGCCCCACAGCACAAATAAGAGTTTACCAGCTTGGAGCCGATGAGAACGGCACCCCTACGCTGGGAGACCTCATGCCAGGGAAGCACAGGTTAAGGCCCTGCCCATACTCCCAGGAGCACAGATTCCAGGGCCTTCCTCCAAGGCCCGAGGCACCCAGGGGTGGGGGTGCAGaccaggaaggggcaggggcagaggctgAGAGGCAGAGCTCTTGCGGTAGGTCTGCAGCAGTCAAGGCGAGGGTCCCAGAGGCTGGCTGGGCAGTGTAACAGGAGCTGGGGCCACCTGCGGCAGGCCCCACGCAAAGTGAGGATCTGGACAAGGGTCTGGATGTTATCCTAGTGGCCCCGAGGAGGCTCTTGAGCAAGGGAGGAACATGAGGTGGTGTAAGTTTTTAAGATGCAGTGAGAGACGCTCGGTAGAAGGGTTGGAAGCCTCAGTGCCAGGGTGACCCTTACTCACCCGTGCAGCTCTCTTGCTCATCGGGCTCATAGCCcgggaggcaggggttggggtgcTCAGCAGGGGGCACTGGTGGTGGTGGTCCCTCGCCATGCAGGTCACTGATGACAGCAGCAGAGCGGGGCAGGCACAAGTAGCCCCCATAGTGGTTGATACATTTCATTTCCCCCTTGCAGGCCTCCGGGATGGTCAGGCACTCATTGACATCTGCGGAGAGGGGCCTGCTGGGCACAGCCAGTCTCCCGGGCCGGCcgtggagggggtgggaggcaggagcCCATCTCAGCCTTCTCTAAGCTGAGTGGCCTGGGCAGGGCCTTCCCTCTCTACTCAACAAGCTAAGGCTGCCTGCCCAGGACCCCTTCCCAGGGCCTGCCAGGGCTGATGGTGGGGCAGCTGTTCCTATAGTCACCCCCATTTTCTTGCCCCCAAGAGGGTCTCTGTCCCTCCCCAATGCCCTGGCCCTGACTCAGCCTAAGAGTGATGTGCAGGCCTCCTTACCCGCCCCCGCAGGCACTGCTCTCCTGGAGCCGTGATGGGACAAAGCTGGATAGGACAGTGATTAGAGGAGGTATCCAGGGCAGCGCCCTGTTGCTCTCTAGACTCctgggggagtgggtggggggcgggcagggtgTCCTGGGTTTCTCtgagagggagggggctggatGGTTTCTCCACCCCTAGCCAAGCTGGCCCCCTGAGAACCAGAGCTGGCCACGgccaggcagagctgggcaggagACAGAGCAGCCCTTGGAGGTGGGGTTGCAATCCCCTTCCCGGTTCTCAGGGGTGGGTCAGTCCCCCAGGCATCCTCACCCCGGCAGTGCTGGCTGTCAGGGTCCCACTCATAGCCGTCTGTGCATTCCTACAAGGGGACCAGAGGTGGCCAGTGGTCACCCCTGGCCCCCTCTAGCTGACCAGGCCAAGACCAGGGCCCAAGCCTGGCCACCCTCCCCGCCTGCTCCAAACAATGGCCCCAGCTGCTCCACCAACCAGGGGAGGGGAGAATCTTCCCCAGCAGCAGCCACCCCAGGATCCTGGTCTCTGtgtccctgcccagcccagcccggcccAGACCAGTGACCCCACTGTCCCCACCGTGTAGCTGTCGGGCTCCTCGGAATCCTGGGGAGACGCCGCCCCCAAGAGCAACAGCAGCAGCGCCCAGAGCAGTAGAGACGCGGGGAGGCAGGAGGCGAAGGGGAGCatcctggggctgggggatggtGGGCGGGGGTCAGGGCGCCTCTGCCACAGCAGCCCGCATTCTCGGTACCAGGACTCGGAGCCGGGGCCCCGGCCGCCTCCCGCCCGGAACCGTGCTTGGGGCCCCGGAGGCTCCCAGGGCCGAGGGCCGACTCCTCACGCAGGCCGGGGTTCAGGGCCCACCCGCCcggggccgccccgcccccgcccggtcCCCCAGCCGCTCCGGCCGAGGAGCGCGGGCCTCTCGGCTCCTTGCTGACGCGACTCGGCCGAGACTCTGGCTCGCGCCCTCCCCCCATGGACGGCCACTCACTTGGGCCCGCGACGGCCCCGCGGCCCGCGGCTCCGGCGGCTCGGCTGGCTTCGGCAGTGCCTGCGGCAGACGGACAGGCGGACGGCGCAGCTCCCTGGACGCGCGGCCCCAGGAAgcgccccccgcccgcccgcccgcccgccgcggcGCGGCCCACCCCGGCGCCTCCGCCCGCCCCTCAGCGGATTCCTGAGCCCGCGCCAGGGGGAGGGACCCCGACCCCCCACTTCTCCGCCCCCAGCCGGCCGCAGGCCCCCACCCGGTCCCCCGCGGCGCCGCCCGGAGCCGCCTCCCGGCGCCGGGCCAGGGTCCCCTAGCGCCCGAACCTGGGGGCATTGGCCCTGATGCCAGGCCCCCGACTCACTTAGGAGCCCCCACGCTTTCACTTTGCGCACCCCAAAATGTCATCCTGCGCACCTAGACCCTCCCTAATCTGCGCCCCCAGAATTCCTGTGCACTTAAGGCCGGGGCCCACAGACGCTTTCTGCGCCTCCCGGAATGTCATCCTGGGGACCTAGACCCCCCCCCTAATCCTGGGACTTCCAGATCCTCACGCTGCACCCTCCAGATGCTATTCTGTGCACGCGGACAGTCACTCTGGAAATACCAAAACTTCGTCCAGGGTCCCCAGACCCTCGCCCTAAGAAGAGACGCTCCCGGGTCCAGAACTGTCCATCTCGgtcccttctcccctccatccc
This genomic interval from Physeter macrocephalus isolate SW-GA unplaced genomic scaffold, ASM283717v5 random_382, whole genome shotgun sequence contains the following:
- the EFEMP2 gene encoding EGF-containing fibulin-like extracellular matrix protein 2, whose amino-acid sequence is MLPFASCLPASLLLWALLLLLLGAASPQDSEEPDSYTECTDGYEWDPDSQHCRDVNECLTIPEACKGEMKCINHYGGYLCLPRSAAVISDLHGEGPPPPVPPAEHPNPCLPGYEPDEQESCTDVDECAQALHDCRPSQECHNLPGSYQCTCPDGYRKIGPECVDIDECRYRYCQHRCVNLPGSFRCQCEPGFQLGPNNRSCVDVNECDMGAPCEQRCFNSYGTFLCRCHQGYELHRDGFSCSDIDECSYSSYLCQYRCVNEPGRFSCHCPQGYQLLATRLCQDIDECESGAHQCSEAQTCVNFHGGYRCVDTNRCVEPYVQVSDNRCLCPTSNPLCREQPSSIVHRYMSITSERSVPADVFQIQATSVYPGAYNAFQIRAGNSQGDFYIRQINNVSAMLVLARPVTGPREYVLDLEMVTMNSLMSYRASSVLRLTVFVGAYTF